In Ectothiorhodospiraceae bacterium 2226, a single window of DNA contains:
- a CDS encoding histidine triad nucleotide-binding protein: protein MDCIFCRLAEGDEGSLLYRDEHVAAFRDINPQAPHHILIVPRRHLATLNALEAADAEVAGRLTLTAQRLANELGFAEAGYRVVMNCNGHGGQTVFHIHLHLLGGRAMGWPPG from the coding sequence ATGGACTGCATCTTCTGCCGCTTGGCCGAGGGCGACGAGGGCTCGCTGCTGTACCGCGACGAGCACGTGGCCGCCTTCCGTGACATCAACCCGCAGGCACCGCACCACATCCTGATCGTCCCGCGGCGCCACCTGGCCACGCTCAACGCCCTCGAGGCGGCCGACGCGGAGGTGGCCGGCCGGCTCACGCTCACGGCCCAACGCCTGGCCAACGAGCTCGGCTTTGCCGAGGCGGGCTACCGCGTGGTGATGAACTGCAACGGGCACGGCGGGCAGACGGTCTTCCACATCCACCTGCACCTGCTGGGCGGCCGCGCGATGGGCTGGCCCCCCGGCTAA
- a CDS encoding TlpA family protein disulfide reductase, whose amino-acid sequence MRAFLLAVMVALAGAWHGAAAAEAALPPGVIALEEPRPAPSLRLSDMDGNDYDLQEARGRWAFVHFWASWCGPCRRELPALERMVAALEGEPLEIVMINTAEDDDTVWTFLGGVAPELLDTLMDYDGLVTEDWQPRGLPATYLVDPRGQVRYQVLGGREWDTAPYLAFLRSLSN is encoded by the coding sequence ATGAGAGCCTTTTTGCTCGCGGTGATGGTGGCGCTGGCCGGTGCCTGGCACGGCGCGGCGGCGGCCGAGGCGGCGCTGCCGCCCGGGGTGATCGCGCTGGAGGAGCCGAGGCCCGCACCGTCCCTGCGTCTGAGCGACATGGACGGCAATGACTATGACCTGCAGGAGGCGCGCGGGCGCTGGGCGTTCGTGCACTTCTGGGCCAGTTGGTGCGGCCCCTGCCGCCGCGAACTGCCGGCGCTGGAGCGCATGGTCGCGGCGCTCGAGGGGGAGCCCCTGGAGATCGTGATGATCAACACCGCCGAGGACGACGACACGGTGTGGACCTTCCTCGGCGGGGTGGCGCCCGAGCTGCTGGATACCCTGATGGACTACGACGGCCTGGTCACTGAAGACTGGCAGCCGCGCGGCCTGCCCGCGACCTACTTGGTCGACCCGCGGGGACAGGTCCGCTACCAGGTGCTGGGCGGGCGCGAGTGGGATACCGCCCCTTACCTGGCGTTCCTGCGCAGCCTCTCAAACTGA
- a CDS encoding CPBP family intramembrane metalloprotease, which produces MSGVSALLLTLTAASIAAAWLPARVRLPAAGALVLATLAVALAFGALAPVGLLWLTLLFASAWWAAHGARLRAAGWVGFVLLGLALGFGLLPGFFPVALSEAAVLKPESAPFALRLRLDKALIAVPLLLWLVPLARDAAAWRRVAGVALPVGGVTLAVVGAAALAVDYVAWMPGLPPWPLTLAWMVMNLLVVCAVEEGFFRGLLQRGLVRVLPGAVAIGVAALAFGLAHVGGGWWYVGLATAAGVGYGLTYQLAGERLEAAMLVHFGLNLAHLALFTYPYAQAG; this is translated from the coding sequence ATGTCGGGTGTGTCCGCGCTGCTGCTCACGCTCACCGCGGCGAGCATTGCCGCCGCGTGGCTGCCCGCACGGGTGCGCCTGCCGGCGGCAGGGGCGTTGGTGCTGGCGACCTTGGCCGTCGCGCTCGCGTTCGGCGCCCTGGCGCCGGTGGGCTTGCTGTGGCTCACGCTGCTATTCGCCAGCGCCTGGTGGGCGGCGCACGGTGCGCGCCTGCGCGCCGCGGGGTGGGTCGGTTTCGTGCTGCTCGGGCTCGCGCTCGGCTTCGGGCTGTTACCGGGCTTTTTCCCCGTGGCGTTGAGTGAGGCCGCCGTGCTCAAGCCCGAGAGCGCGCCGTTTGCCTTACGTCTGCGCCTGGACAAGGCACTCATCGCCGTGCCCCTGTTGTTGTGGCTGGTGCCGCTGGCGCGCGACGCGGCGGCGTGGCGGCGGGTGGCGGGGGTGGCGTTGCCGGTCGGCGGCGTGACCCTGGCGGTAGTGGGCGCGGCGGCGCTGGCCGTCGATTACGTCGCGTGGATGCCCGGGCTGCCGCCGTGGCCGCTCACGCTGGCCTGGATGGTGATGAACCTGCTGGTGGTGTGCGCCGTGGAGGAGGGTTTCTTTCGCGGCCTGCTGCAGCGCGGGCTGGTGCGGGTGCTGCCGGGCGCGGTGGCCATCGGGGTGGCGGCACTCGCCTTCGGGCTGGCACATGTCGGCGGCGGTTGGTGGTACGTAGGGCTGGCCACGGCCGCCGGCGTGGGCTATGGGCTGACCTATCAACTCGCGGGCGAGCGTCTGGAGGCGGCCATGTTGGTCCACTTCGGCCTCAATCTCGCGCACTTGGCGCTGTTTACCTACCCTTATGCCCAAGCCGGGTGA
- a CDS encoding 7-cyano-7-deazaguanine synthase: MSETLLLLSGGVESATLLYTLRDAAPRALFLDYGQRAAARERAASEALCARVGAALVALDLAAVGERFRRDQSKKLHVPIPHRNLIALSLGLSYAEQCGARRLALGLNRDDRDAYASAGDDFIARFRALAQTLSPQVAVVTPLIAWDKAEVVRRGEALGVPWSLTYSCLLGYADPCGACPQCSKRRAAFAAAGVAEPGVRYGRGHA, encoded by the coding sequence ATGAGCGAAACCCTGTTGTTACTGAGCGGCGGCGTCGAGAGCGCCACGCTGTTGTACACGCTGCGCGACGCGGCGCCGCGCGCGCTGTTTCTCGACTACGGCCAGCGCGCCGCCGCGCGCGAGCGGGCCGCGTCCGAGGCGCTGTGCGCGCGGGTGGGCGCGGCGCTGGTCGCGCTGGATCTGGCTGCGGTGGGCGAGCGCTTTCGCCGTGACCAGAGCAAGAAGCTGCATGTGCCCATCCCCCACCGCAATCTGATCGCCCTGAGCCTGGGGCTCAGCTACGCCGAACAGTGCGGGGCGCGGCGCCTCGCGCTGGGCTTGAACCGCGACGACCGCGACGCCTATGCCTCGGCCGGCGACGACTTCATCGCGCGCTTTCGCGCGCTCGCCCAAACGTTGAGCCCGCAGGTGGCGGTGGTCACGCCGCTGATCGCGTGGGACAAGGCCGAGGTGGTGCGGCGCGGCGAGGCCTTGGGGGTGCCCTGGTCGCTGACCTACTCCTGCCTGCTCGGCTACGCCGACCCTTGCGGGGCCTGCCCCCAGTGCAGCAAACGCCGCGCGGCATTCGCTGCCGCGGGCGTCGCGGAGCCCGGCGTCCGCTACGGGCGGGGGCACGCATGA
- a CDS encoding NADP(H)-dependent aldo-keto reductase, which yields MEYRPLGRTDVQVSVICLGTMTWGEQNTEADAHAQLDLALERGVNFVDTAELYAVPPRPETYGLTEQYIGSWLARGGRRERIVLASKVAGPAQSAAHIRGGESYFTRANITEALHASLKRLRTDYLDLYQLHWPDRPTNFFGRLGYEPQDDPRATPIEETLQVLGDLVAEGKVRHIGLSNETPWGIMRFLAAAERLGLPRVVSVQNPYSLLNRTFEVGSAEIAHREQVGLLAYSPLGFGVLSGKYLDGARPAGARLTLFPHFSRYSNPQAEAATAAYVALAREHGLDPAQMALAYVNTRPILTANIIGATSLAQLESDIASIDVTLTPAVLEAIEGIHQRYPNPSP from the coding sequence ATGGAGTACCGGCCGCTCGGACGCACCGACGTACAAGTCAGCGTCATCTGCCTCGGCACCATGACCTGGGGCGAGCAGAACACCGAAGCCGACGCGCATGCGCAGCTCGATCTCGCGCTGGAGCGCGGCGTCAACTTCGTCGACACCGCCGAACTGTACGCGGTGCCGCCCCGGCCGGAGACCTACGGCCTCACCGAGCAGTACATCGGGTCCTGGCTGGCGCGCGGCGGCCGCCGCGAGCGCATCGTACTGGCGAGCAAAGTCGCGGGGCCGGCGCAAAGCGCGGCGCATATCCGCGGCGGGGAATCCTATTTCACACGCGCCAACATCACCGAGGCCCTGCACGCCAGCCTGAAGCGCCTGCGCACCGACTATCTGGACCTCTACCAGCTGCACTGGCCCGACCGCCCGACCAACTTCTTCGGCCGTCTGGGCTACGAGCCGCAGGACGACCCGCGGGCCACGCCCATCGAGGAGACGCTACAGGTGTTGGGCGACCTGGTGGCCGAGGGCAAGGTGCGCCATATCGGCCTGTCCAACGAAACGCCGTGGGGCATCATGCGCTTCCTGGCGGCCGCCGAACGGCTCGGCCTGCCGCGCGTGGTCAGCGTGCAAAACCCCTACAGCCTGTTGAACCGCACCTTCGAGGTGGGCAGCGCCGAGATCGCTCACCGCGAGCAGGTCGGCCTGCTGGCCTACTCGCCGCTCGGCTTCGGCGTCCTGAGCGGCAAGTACCTGGACGGTGCCCGTCCCGCCGGCGCGCGCCTGACCCTGTTCCCGCATTTCTCCCGCTACAGCAACCCGCAGGCGGAGGCCGCCACGGCCGCCTATGTGGCGCTCGCGCGCGAGCACGGCCTGGACCCGGCGCAGATGGCGCTGGCCTATGTGAACACCCGCCCCATCCTCACCGCCAACATCATCGGCGCGACCTCCCTGGCGCAGCTGGAGTCCGACATCGCCAGCATCGACGTGACGCTGACGCCGGCGGTGTTGGAGGCCATCGAGGGCATTCATCAACGCTATCCGAACCCCAGCCCCTGA